TGGGTTCAATCCAATGATGCGATCTTTCAGATGCGCGGACGCAACTGTGAGGTTCTAGTTTTTGGTGACTCTACAGCGATGACTGGAATCGACCCCGCGCTGGTGGAAAAAGATACCGGCTATAAGACCTGCAACATTGCCGTCACCAATGCCGTCCTGAGCGTCACGGACAACATGACTCTCGATCACTATCTGGCCCAGAACGCCCGTCCGAAGGTGCTCATCGTGCAGTTGAGCCCGGACAGCTTCCAACGCGAAAACCGGCAGTGGGAGCGGTCGATCTATGCCGAAGGCATGTTGGAACTGATGCGGCACGGCAACCCTGCTGAGGTTCGCCATATGTTTCTTTCGCATCCACGCGAAGCCGTGGCATTCGCAGGCTATGCTGCCGGATTTACTGCTTACTATGGATTGAAAAAAGCCTTCTATGGCGCGACCCAGATGCGTCCAGAGGAAGATCGGGTCACGGTTCGGAACGGATTCTTCACGCCGCCCACTCCCGCGCGAACCCAGTGCGAATCCACCCATGCCGCCCGCGCCACAGTCGTCAGCGACTTTCCACGCAATCTCGCAGAGGAGTATCGCTCGAACTATGCGCGGCATTCCGGTACGGTTCTCGTCGACGTGGCACCCATTCCAGCATGCGATGAAGATCTGCTTCGATACGAAGCCGAATTGGATGGCGTAACGAACAACAAACTTACACCGCTTCCGATCGGTTACTTCAACGATGGTCGTCATTACACGGCCAGTGGCAGCGAAGTCGTATCGAGACTTGTCTCTGACGAAGTCAATGCCGCAACCGGCCAGAGCTTTGAAGAGGCTCAGCTACGGCATGGAGCGCACTCGTACGCCGCAGTACAGCGATCTCCGCTGCCTCGATAGGCAGCGACTGCCATGCTCTTTAACTCTTACGGATTTCTTTTCGTCTTCCTTCCCGTTACGCTCCTCGGGTTCCATCTTCTGGGGCGCTTTGGACGGCGGCCCGTCATTCTATGGCTGACGCTCATGTCGGTCGTCTTCTATAGCGCCTGGAACAGAGTTTTTGTTCTGTTTCTTTTGGGTTCCATAGCAACCAACTTTGCGCTGTCGCGCTGGATAGCAGATGCGCCGGAGAATAGCCACAGGCGTAAAGCACTGCTCTGGTGCAGCGTAGGCGCAAACTTACTTGCGCTCTTTTACTTCAAGTACCTCTTCACGCTTCTGACCCACCTTGCCGGGCATCACTGGATCGGTAAGCCCCATCCCATTCTTCTCCCGCTGGGCATCTCCTTCTTCACCTTTACCCAGATCAGCTATCTCATCGATCTGGCGCAGGGGCAGGCGGAAGAGAAAGACTTTCTCAGCTACCTTTTGTTCGTAACATTCTTCCCGCATCTCATTGCGGGCCCCATCCTTCATCACAAAGAGATGATGCCGCAGTTCGCAGAGGGACGCCGCTTTCAGGTCACAGCGGAGAACTTCTCGCTTGGCTTCACCTGGTTCGTGTTCGGACTGGCAAAAAAAGTTTTGATCGCGGACCATCTCGCGGCGAAATCAGACTTTACTTTTTCCCATGCCGGAGCGCTGGGGCTTTTACCCGCGTGGACAGGCCTGGTGGTCTACTCCATGCAGTTATACTTCGATTTCTCGGGGTACTCGGATATGGCCATCGGTTTGGCTCGTATGTTTGGCATCGAGTTTCCGATGAACTTCAACTCGCCGTGGAAGGCAACCAGCGTCACGGAGTACTGGCAGCGCTGGCACATAACGCTGACGCGCTACATCACGCTCTATCTCTATAACCCGCTGCTTCTTGGAGTGCAGCGACGACGCATGGATGCGGGCAAGAAGGTCTCGCGAAAGTCGCTGGCGACCCTTGGGGGATTCACCGCGATGGTGGCCTATCCGACCATGCTGACAATGCTCCTGACGGGAATGTGGCATGGCGCTGGACTTCAATTTCTTCTCTTCGGCGTGCTGCATGGTATCTATCTGACGGCAGCCCAAGCATGGCGACACTTCCGCCCCAACGCCAACGTGAGCACGAAGTGGCCCGTGCTGGGCATGCGCGTCGGAGTCTATCTGCAGGTGGCGTTTGCCTTGGTCTTCTTCCGTTCAGCGTCCCTGGGAAAAGCGTTCGCGATGATTGCCGATATGGCAGGACGGCATGGCCTTGGTCAGCTGGATACCGAGATCCCCGTGTTGCTCGCATTCGCCCTCTTTCCTGTCGTCTGGTATCTGCCCAATACCCAGGAGATTTTGGGACAGCAGGCAACGACCGAAGTGGGGCTTCCTCTGCTCGAACGGATACGATGGCGGCCGAACATGCCATGGGCATGCGCTACGGCCGCCGTCTTCTTTGCTGTCCTCGTCCTGATGAACGAAGTTTCGACCTTCCTCTACTTCCAGTTCTAAAGACTCGCTCTACGGCATGGACCGAACGCACGCAAAGCCTTTTGCTCCAGCGGAGAGAGTGTACTTCGTAATCGAAGCGGGGATGACAGTCGCGGTTCCGAGAAGAAGCTCCACCTCACTGCCATCCGAGGCCTTGAGAGTCGCACTACCTTCAAGCGCAACGATGCAATGCGGCTTTCCCGCTGCGTCTGCGAGATCCAGTGTGCCGTTGGCGGGAAGGTCGAAGCGGTCGACGGTGAAGTAATGCTGCTGGATAAGGCGGGTCCCACGAACATCGGGCGCAGCGTTCAGAGACAGTGCCTCCGGTTTCACAGGACCGGCAGCGGTCTTTGCCTTAGCTATAGCAATTCCCTGTTCCAGATGCAGCTCGCGCGGGCGACCATAGTCATACATGCGATAGGTAATATCAGAGGTCTGTTGCGTTTCAAGCAGCGTGAGTCCAGGCCCAATGGCGTGCACTGTTCCTGCATCGACGAAGATCATGTCGCCAACATGCAGCACGATCTGGTTGAGAAGCTCTTCCATGCTGTTGTCTGCTACCGAAGCGCGCACCTGGTCCGGCGTCACACCGGGCTTCAGACCACAGGCGACGGCCGCTCCTGGCTCTGCCGCGAGGGTGTACCAGCACTCCGTTTTGCCTCGTCGCTGGCCCATGGCCTGCGCCTGCTCGTCGTTGGGATGCACCTGCACCGACAGCTTATCGTCCGGGAAGAGCAGCTTGAGCAGAAGCGGAAACTCGCCTTCGCCCTCCCATGCTCCAAGTAACGGTACGGCATGCATCTTCGCAATTTCAGCGAGTGTTATGCCAGAGAGTTCACCTGTCTCTACTACCGCCTGCGGCCCGGTAAGCCAGGATTCGCCGATAGGCTCCGCTCCTTGTTCTTTGGGATCGAGCGTGTACCAGGGCTTGAGATCACGACGTCCCCATGGGCGTGGGCTGAAGGTCGGGCGAAGGCGAAAGGGGGCGAGAGCATTTGTCATAGTTATGTAAGCCTTGGTCGAGAGCAGATGAAATAGAACGTTTTCATGGGATATTTCCAGCTTTTGCGAGCGTTTCGCTTTATGAAACACGATCGTAATTGCGCTTACAAAAGTGTTACACAAGCAAGGGCATAAAGGCTGTTACGTTGACCATACGAGCTTGAGTAACGGCTCTACATGAAGCTGAGGTTTGAAGACATTATGTCCCCAGTTGTAACAGAAGTTCCAGACGTGAATGCAGTGATCGTACCGACAAGCGGCGTGTCTGCCGCGGCAGCTACCCGCGAAAAGGTCAAGCAGGACCTTCGCATGGGCCGCGACCATCAGCAAGGCCGTATCAATTGGATCACCTCCATCGCAATGGGTGCTTTCCACGTAGGCGCGCTCGCCGCGCTTCTCCCCGTGTTCTGGTCCTGGAAGAACGTCGCCGCAGGCGTCATCATGTATTTCCTCGCAATCAACGTCGGCATCGGCATGACGTACCACCGGCTTCTCACGCATCGAGGCTATCGCGTTCCCCGCTGGCTGGAGATCTTCCAGACTGCCTGCGGCACGCTCGCCCTCGAAGGCGGACCGATCTTCTGGGTGGCCACGCATCGCGTGCATCACCAGTACAGCGACCACGATGGCGATCCCCACACGCCGCATGACGGCACCTGGTGGGCGCATGCCGGCTGGATCCTCTCAGGCCGCGCGCTTCACTCTGAGACAGCATTGCTTGGACGCTACGCTCCCGACCTTACCCGCGACCGCGCTCACGTTTGGCTGAGCAAGTGGCATTGGCTACCTCTCACGCTCGCTGGCTTCGCGCAGATGGGCATCGGCGCAGCGCTCGCATCTCCCGGCCATCGCATCATGGGCGCTCTCGGCATGGTGCTCTGGGGGACCTTCCTCCGTGTCTCGCTTGGCCTGCACGCCACCTGGCTAGTAAACTCCGCAACTCACCTCTTCGGTTCGCGCCGCTTCGAGACCAAGGATGACTCCCGCAATAGCTGGTGGGTTGCCCTGCTGACCGGCGGCGAAGGCTGGCACAACAATCACCACGCGCATCCGGTATCGGTCCGTCACGGCCTGACCTGGTATGAATTCGATCCGAACTACTACGGCATCTGGCTGTTGCAGAAGGTCGGTCTGGCCAAGAAGGTCCAGGTTGCCGTATATGACCGCAATAACCCCAAGCCCGCAGGCGTCTAACCTGTCCGCAAGACAGAACCCAAGCCCCGGTGGATACTATCTATCACTGGGGCTTT
This genomic stretch from Terriglobus saanensis SP1PR4 harbors:
- a CDS encoding type I phosphomannose isomerase catalytic subunit, which translates into the protein MTNALAPFRLRPTFSPRPWGRRDLKPWYTLDPKEQGAEPIGESWLTGPQAVVETGELSGITLAEIAKMHAVPLLGAWEGEGEFPLLLKLLFPDDKLSVQVHPNDEQAQAMGQRRGKTECWYTLAAEPGAAVACGLKPGVTPDQVRASVADNSMEELLNQIVLHVGDMIFVDAGTVHAIGPGLTLLETQQTSDITYRMYDYGRPRELHLEQGIAIAKAKTAAGPVKPEALSLNAAPDVRGTRLIQQHYFTVDRFDLPANGTLDLADAAGKPHCIVALEGSATLKASDGSEVELLLGTATVIPASITKYTLSAGAKGFACVRSMP
- a CDS encoding acyl-CoA desaturase, whose product is MSPVVTEVPDVNAVIVPTSGVSAAAATREKVKQDLRMGRDHQQGRINWITSIAMGAFHVGALAALLPVFWSWKNVAAGVIMYFLAINVGIGMTYHRLLTHRGYRVPRWLEIFQTACGTLALEGGPIFWVATHRVHHQYSDHDGDPHTPHDGTWWAHAGWILSGRALHSETALLGRYAPDLTRDRAHVWLSKWHWLPLTLAGFAQMGIGAALASPGHRIMGALGMVLWGTFLRVSLGLHATWLVNSATHLFGSRRFETKDDSRNSWWVALLTGGEGWHNNHHAHPVSVRHGLTWYEFDPNYYGIWLLQKVGLAKKVQVAVYDRNNPKPAGV
- a CDS encoding MBOAT family O-acyltransferase, whose amino-acid sequence is MLFNSYGFLFVFLPVTLLGFHLLGRFGRRPVILWLTLMSVVFYSAWNRVFVLFLLGSIATNFALSRWIADAPENSHRRKALLWCSVGANLLALFYFKYLFTLLTHLAGHHWIGKPHPILLPLGISFFTFTQISYLIDLAQGQAEEKDFLSYLLFVTFFPHLIAGPILHHKEMMPQFAEGRRFQVTAENFSLGFTWFVFGLAKKVLIADHLAAKSDFTFSHAGALGLLPAWTGLVVYSMQLYFDFSGYSDMAIGLARMFGIEFPMNFNSPWKATSVTEYWQRWHITLTRYITLYLYNPLLLGVQRRRMDAGKKVSRKSLATLGGFTAMVAYPTMLTMLLTGMWHGAGLQFLLFGVLHGIYLTAAQAWRHFRPNANVSTKWPVLGMRVGVYLQVAFALVFFRSASLGKAFAMIADMAGRHGLGQLDTEIPVLLAFALFPVVWYLPNTQEILGQQATTEVGLPLLERIRWRPNMPWACATAAVFFAVLVLMNEVSTFLYFQF